The nucleotide window ATTCcatattcaatgtggaggatctagttgcttttcaggggacCCCTGATACATTGtctagcctttcgcctaaccatcctgatttctCAGACTGTTCCTTTGATCCATGACCTCTTCCCAACTctttttcccaacctctacctctcatacctaccattcccacacctagagaggaGATAAGGGATTTCTGGACCATCAAATAGTATCAACGTTAGACGACGGGTTCCAAAAGTACCTGGTTCATTGAAAGTCACAATCAGTTTCAGATAGTATATCGctcactaaggaggagcttcaACGAATTAATCCTGACATTTTGGAGCGGTTCAGAAGTTTTGTTTCGCCAATGGGAAAATCTTCGCAGTTGGAAAGAGTTGATGGAGACATTTTGCGCAACGCACACCCCCATACGCATgtatgcaaggaggaggagggccccgccatctatctggatcgatgacaacatCCATGGagagcctcctagttagagggccGTGCCATGATTCCTTGGAGTGgatccgatcatcatgtggattccaccattggatctcatgatcgtggcccacgaCCCTAGATGATTTAGGACTCTGAGTCTtgcttattatcattattaggaacatcatgaacgatttaaattactttgattagttgttatttttgttacttcgtctctaagtattaGTGTGCGCATATAACGCGACTTTTGGGGTATaatgttttcttataaataggcaaccccttatacgttttttctcattgaagattgtgaaaaaaaattctgcattttcctgcttctctaattctctgagttgaggAATCTAATtaggtgtgaaaccctcccttattcgaagagctaactaccgtggtgcgaagccacacccatcctaaATCGTTCCCATCTCCTACTatcaatattcatcatctcccacagTCATCCACGCTTTAAATTCACCCCCTTTTGTAGTCAATAATTCCTTTACAACAGATTTGTAGAATcaggccctacaggagggctgaaacttcggcggagcaccacgtacAGACCGGATGTCAGATcagcctgaaatttggtgtgtgGGCTGCCCACCCCTGCCCGACTAgacccaagctttccttttttgggttcgtgggccccacacatgtgcaggcaggatcccacgcacgtgcgtctagaCCCACCCACTGTCCACAGGTGTGGAACATCTCGGGTTCGTCTCTTCTCTATTTCACTCTTCTCTCGCCTTAATTCCCTAACCCTgaccctagataatcctaaatcccaagttactattccacttttgcaactCTAGATTTTTTCGAATTggaacatgtgaatcccttggattagggaataatcctttgcatgtgtggatgaatctactcttctttgagcattgtttggtttataacttttaattgatccagccgtaacatgtgtaggcttggaccctcgtagattcccgTTGTTAAATGCTTGatcttatgtgggatgtggaatttctgtgattgtttctaaattagtatgattttaagcctgaaatcttgcatatcatatttaaatttcatgtcctgcatcactaggggtttcatggggtgatgCATAACGCAGACCATTCAGATATTGGACTCACATCACGTAtggtgagttctcaaaaagtttgcaTGAGTTCCATGGGACCTGGTGTGCAGCTGAGCATTGGgttatgtatataaatatatggGAAATAGTACCATGAGGTTGAgatgtgtgggcctcaccatgatgtgtgtgaaacATCatccccatcagtcagatgcaccattccatggtgggccacaggcttaaaaatcaactcaatccatgacttgggtgggccacaacacatataatagttgagaggggtttccctcccattaaaacattcataatcatttattaggcccatcgAGGTattgttcacaaatccagtccatccactgtgtgtgtcccacttggacgaggggtcaagccaagtttcagccgcatccaaaactcaaataggccacaccaagtGCTTTGacatattttaggcatgtcttcacatggttttaaatggtatgcccacctgagttccgtatgtcggtgatttttggtatatcccatgacctaaaggggacccatcaaatgcaccgattgatgttcgacacatatgacacatcacggtggggcccacgacttgacctaatgggaagttctcatgaggtcgacctcatagtaccatttccctatatatatatatatatatagggaaatggtactataaggttgacctcatgggaatcccatgaggttgagctgtgtgggcctcaccgtgatgtgtgccaaacatctaccccatcggtCAGATGCAAcattcaatggtgggccacagactgaaaaatcaagtcaatctatcacttgggtggaccacaccacatacaacaattgagaggggtagcctcccattaaaacattcacaatcatttattgggcccaccgagatgtggttcacaaatccggaccatccattgtgtatgtcccacttggatgaggggtcaaaccaagtttaagcctcatccaaatcttaggtgagccccaccaagtacttttataagttttaggcatgtcttcacatagttttagatgatatggcccacctgagttccatatacggctgattttttatatatcccataacctaaaagggacccatcaaatgcaaggtgttgattttcgacatacatcatggtggggcccgggcagctcaacctcataggaacttcccatgaggtcgacctcatagtaccatttcccacacacatacacatgtgatgcggcacccaaGAGACTGGGGTGCCCAACTTTCAACCAAtcaaaaactttggtgggccatggcaagagAAACAAATCTTTCCCCTTGATTTGCCTCtattttgctatggcccacctaagttttgaatcaggagaAAAGTGTGCTGCTCACCTAAGCAGGTGTGCCGGTGAGCATTATTCTCCTTCTCCACACTCACAAAATTCTTCATGAATCTCAAATTTACTGAAGAATGTTTAATTGCGAATCAAAGTAAGCTATGCTATTTCAAGAAAGGAAGTAAACAAAATAGCTCCACATGTTGTCTTTCTTTAAAATGTAATAAAGTCAGAAAATTTTAGCACCCACATACCAATCTATCAAAAATATGTATCAAACCATGATAATTACACTAACCAAAAATCTTGCTAATTACTACAAGAAAaaggggctttagcctcggttcaaaaccgtGGCTAaataggttaaaaactgaggctaaagcctttagcctcagttttgcctcggttatccaaaccgaggttgaaaccccggtggctaaaggctttagcctcaattttagcaaccgaggctaaattgacttttatagcctcggttcttcaagtgaggctaaaagcctttttagcttcaattttctcgaaatgaggccaaATCAAAAGTTTAGCCTCCATtattttcaactgagactaaatctaaattttaacctcaattgcctccaaccaaagctaaatctatttttaacctcagttctcaacaaccgaggctaaagcctttagccacgagagttgtagtctcagtttaggtaactaaggcaaaactgagactaaagatagatttagcctttgttgacatcaattgaggctaaaatcaatttctaacatcatttatcaataatcgagcctaaatcatttattttaacccattcataaacctatgcatattcagtggccattgatcaaatggcttgcatttttgttctcataaGGTAACAACTCATGGAGAAAAACATGAGAATCACACCGacttttcaaattgaaattttagtttcTATTTGAAATAGAAatctggggaaaaaaaaagaattcaacaactgaagctttgATCAACCGTCATCACTGGATTCTAATTCAGATTACTAGATCTTGACTGCAACAACTGAAGCCTCTGGTCCATCTCAGAGAAATCAGCCAACATGATGGAGCTGTAGTTGGGAGAGATCTGGTGCGTCATCGGCAGTGGAAGCTTTCCTCTGCCAACGGCCATAATCACAGGATCGATGAATTCAACATCAACATAGCTGCTATTTCCAGCAACTTGTTGTAGATTCAAATTAGCTAACTACCAAGGAACGATACTGTGCAGCTGAACCTGCCACAAGAAGGAATATAAGCAtccacaacaatcagaaaaaaGATCTTAccagcaagaaaataaaaaatagatggtaGCAAAACTGCAAGAATTTGAGCCAGTAGATCAATGGTAGACAgggtgcatttcaacattgaggtctcagaTTTGAACCTTGTTTACCTAccaatcaacaaaaacaaaagaaaagaaaaagatttttaaaaaataacttgaaACTGCCAATGAAATATCAGCATGTATTCAACACTGAATTATCAGACTTGTAGATATTATGTTGCACCAAAAATCCGTGAATCTTGATCTTAGTAATGACACTGCTAGCAAAATAAGGTAAATGCCATTTTAATGGGAATCTACATATGTCATGGTTACAAAAGGGGATAAAAATGGTCATGCCTGAGGAATCGGAAGTGAAACTAGAAAAAGACCTGATTAGCGAAGCCGACTCCACACCCCAGGAAGATCCTTCCTATAATGAGCATGGCAAGGTTCTGGGTAGTTGCATTTAGCACCACGCCAATGATGAAGAAAATCCCTGCAATAAGCATGGTCAGCCTCCGACCgaggtttcttgtggtgtaggatGCGAAGAAGGACGAAATCAAGCCAGCCAGATACAACGATGATGTGATCAATAGCTGAAGGCCGTGGTTGTCGTATTTGCAGTAATGGCTGTCCAAACCAAGATCTTTGGTCTTTCGATAGACGACTGGGAAGAACTTTATCAAGTAGGCGTCCATCGATGTTACATCACCTGCAACAGAGAAACCAATACACCACCATGTCAGAGGAGTGATTCATAACAATTAGACTTGCATGTTTATTTTATActcaaggccctgtttggtagtcACCCAAAAAAGTGAGTTGATCTAATTGTTCAATGTAATGATTGATTTTATGCATTGGAGTTCAAaatatctaatatataattactgCTATCTAGAGTGAGATTAATTCCTATATAGGTGTTTGGTAACAGAACTaagcatttttttaaataaagagTTCCAAACAGAAcatgtttttaaattttttttaaaaaggattgAGGGCGATTAATCTCATTGGTAAAAATAAAGAATGCAAGGCACCGGAAACAGAAAGGTATGCAAGCAGGCATATTATAGCACTCAACCAGAAACATATACAAGCAGGCACCCACGACGCATATGCACAAAAGCATGTTATATGGATAATCCAATTGTAGCAATGTATTAAAACAGTTATTGAACTGTAGCGAGATTTTTGCCAactttttagattattttttttctaatcacTCCAGAGCATGAACCATGACAACAATGTAAAATGCAGGTAAAACATGTGGTTCTTTGCATCCCCCATATGACATATTATAACCAACCAACATTCCAGATTAGTTCTGCGTCTAACGAATATGGTACATGGAAAAGAAGCCTATGAACAATGATAACAATGTAGTTCTCTGCATTGCATGCATAAAGTATAAGTCTACCAACCAACATAACAAGTCAGTTCATCagacaaaaaggaaagaaaatagaaataaaaattacatGGAAAAGATGCTAGATCGAATTGGTCTTTGAGTAGATCACTTTCACTGGAAGTAATTGCGGCTTCCCCTGAAGAAAAAGTAAGATGGTGAGATTGCCAGCTTTGCCATCAGCTGACAACTTCCTAAGCTCAGGAATAACAAAGGTGGCTTCTTTTTTATCTCTACTCCCAAACTTAGAGAAAGCTTTCAGAATGCATGTCCTCCTGAGCTGATAAACTGCAGAATGCTGTTGTACAACCACATCAGAGCTTATCCAGAAAGAGACAGATAGGCAACATGCCACAGGAAATTAAATGACCTATGGAAGCATGTACATTTGATATGGCATACCTCTGAAACTGTAATATCAGAAACAGGTTTTGCCAACAGAACATGCAGGAGTAATGCATTTTGCACTTGCACTTCATCACTCCCAGTCCCAAGTGATATGGTCATTTGTATTCTACAAGTCAAATGATGGTGATATAGTCAGTGTCCTCAGGTTTGAATGGCTAAAGACAATGATGATGCTACATAACAAACATATCAATTCAGCTACATAAAAGAAAAATGTAAGAACTGTGGCTCAAAATCATCGGCTAGAAGGATGTTCGATGATTTCACATCCCTTTGGATAATGGACTAAGCACTGCGGCTATGTAGATAATCAAGTGCCTCAGCTACATTGATAGCAATCTTATATCTCTGATTCCAACTGAGGACAACATGATCTTTTTTCCCTAACAACACAAATGATGGAAAAGATCAGCAACTGGAAGATTAAATCCAATCTACCTGAAATTTATTCAATAGAGTTGAACAATGTACCTTGAAGGTTTTCTTCCAAACTAAGCTGAAAAACTTCAAGAACAATAATTCACATCATGTGGTCCCCAAAGTGTAATGCAGCAAGCAAGTATGCTAGCCTCTATGAAAGGAGGTAGATACCAAAATGACAACATGATTACTACTTGTTACAAATTAAAGTAAACAAGCAAAACCTCCTAGAGCAATGCTTCGACATTTTAGCATCAAAATAGAACCTTTTCATCATTCCTTTTCATACCGCCCACATAAAAGGCAAGCTAATTTAAAGTATCAGACTTGATGAAATTAGAACTTGTACCATAGCACACTGCGTGATTCAAAATATAACCCAAAAAATAGGGAAGTAAACCCACCACCCTAGCAAGCTCCCCAACAGTTGCAAGAACTCCAGTGACAACACCAGTATTAGCATTTGGCCCGGTGCCTTCCCTTAGCTTCACCACAAGTGCCTGAAATGTGACAACCTCACTAGATGAGATGACATACATTTAGCTTGTACTAAGGACCAAATCACTGAGTTCTTACAATCTAGCAactacattgtgaagatcttaggtGAATTATTCCATTGGCAATGACATGTTTATATACTAAAGGTAACCTAAAATCTAATATAATCTAATCTATAACAGATATTTCAAATATAGTTAGAGCATTTTAAAAACTTGGACTAGTTGTTGAAAGTTTGCTGATATCAGAAGTCAACATAATAACCAACTACAAGCCACTAGCTAATGGAGTTCATTAGCAAACAAAGCATGAAGCAAAAAAGCTTCATGCCAAAAATTCATGCCAATCCACTGTAATTATTACTCTACTCAACACTGGTCTTGCTACTATCTTATATTCTAGTATAAATTGGTTGCCAAGGCTTCAGGGCTCTTTGGATAATTAAAGGATTGTTGAATgaactttagggcctgtttggataccgccaaataagttatttttttctacttacagcaatagataagtaact belongs to Magnolia sinica isolate HGM2019 chromosome 8, MsV1, whole genome shotgun sequence and includes:
- the LOC131253860 gene encoding sugar transport protein 13-like, whose product is MDAYLIKFFPVVYRKTKDLGLDSHYCKYDNHGLQLLITSSLYLAGLISSFFASYTTRNLGRRLTMLIAGIFFIIGVVLNATTQNLAMLIIGRIFLGCGVGFANQVQLHSIVPW
- the LOC131253861 gene encoding polycomb group protein EMF2B-like, coding for MTISLGTGSDEVQVQNALLLHVLLAKPVSDITVSEHSAVYQLRRTCILKAFSKFGSRDKKEATFVIPELRKLSADGKAGNLTILLFLQGKPQLLPVKVIYSKTNSI